A window from Mya arenaria isolate MELC-2E11 chromosome 9, ASM2691426v1 encodes these proteins:
- the LOC128203402 gene encoding acanthoscurrin-2-like — protein sequence MGKIVGLLIASLVALQAFSDGFKWGYGYGGRMSRRYMGHGGHGGGMSGGGMYGGHYGGGGMFGGGGMGGGMYGGGGMGGGMMDGGYSGGGGMYGGGGMGGGMYGGGGMGGGMMGGGYSGGGGMMGGGMYGGYSGGGMGGGMYGGYSGGGMGGGMMGGGGMGGGMMGGGYGSYGMMGSMMRSGYTSWGWRCKCRKFCRWPERDFGRCKWCKFWHCRRKCCRRSK from the exons ATGGGTAAGATCGTTGGTCTTCTGATTGCGTCCCTCGTAGCGCTCCAAGCCTTCAGCGATG GGTTTAAATGGGGTTACGGGTACGGTGGCAGAATGTCCAGAAGATATATGG gTCATGGTGGACACGGTGGTGGCATGAGCGGTGGTGGGATGTATGGTGGACATTACGGTGGTGGAGGCATGTTTGGCGGCGGTGGTATGGGTGGAGGCATGTATGGCGGCGGTGGTATGGGTGGAGGCATGATGGATGGTGGCTATTCCGGTGGTGGAGGCATGTATGGCGGCGGTGGTATGGGTGGAGGCATGTATGGCGGCGGTGGTATGGGTGGAGGCATGATGGGTGGTGGCTATTCCGGTGGTGGAGGCATGATGGGTGGTGGGATGTATGGAGGCTATTCCGGTGGAGGTATGGGCGGTGGGATGTATGGAGGCTATTCCGGTGGCGGTATGGGCGGCGGCATGATGGGCGGTGGTGGCATGGGTGGAGGCATGATGGGAGGCGGATACGGAAGCTATGGTATGATGGGCTCAATGATGAGATCCGGGTATACTAGCTGGGGGTGGCGATGCAAGTGCAGGAAGTTCTGCCGGTGGCCCGAGAGGGATTTTGGACGGTGTAAATGGTGCAAGTTTTGGCACTGCAGGAGGAAGTGCTGCCGGCGAAGCAAATAG